From the genome of Streptomyces sp. NBC_00659, one region includes:
- a CDS encoding amidohydrolase family protein — protein MERASAGGRAGAGDRAGAEERYTVISADCHAGADLLDYKPYLERRYHDDFDAWAADYVNPYEDLLADTADRNWNSGRRLAELEEDGIVAEVVFPNTIPPFFPSASLMAPAPTATEFERRWAGLRAHNRWLADFCAAAPGRRAGVFQILLNDVDAAVEEIHRSADAGLRGGLLLPGTPPGSGLPELYSGAYDPIWAACAELGVPVNHHAGSASPPLGDEPAARAVFMVETTWFSHRALWHLVFGGAFRRHPGLRLVLTEQGSGWIPGVLDMLDYYHGRLVAAAGRASTAESKFGAGLAATMGERPSEVWRENCFVGASFMRPHEVPLRDRIGLDKIMWGSDYPHDEGTHPYTREGLRIAYAGLPRAEIAAMVGGNAARVYGFDLAYLDEIAAKAGPTVAEIAEPLDTPPSDATSPVFARGGSVRVW, from the coding sequence GTGGAGCGCGCGAGCGCCGGGGGCCGTGCGGGCGCCGGAGACCGTGCCGGTGCCGAGGAGCGCTACACCGTCATCTCCGCCGACTGCCACGCGGGCGCCGATCTCCTCGACTACAAGCCGTACCTGGAGCGCCGGTACCACGACGACTTCGACGCCTGGGCGGCCGACTACGTCAACCCGTACGAGGACCTGCTCGCCGACACCGCCGACCGGAACTGGAACTCCGGGCGGCGCCTCGCGGAGCTGGAGGAGGACGGCATCGTCGCGGAGGTGGTCTTCCCGAACACCATCCCGCCGTTCTTCCCGTCGGCCTCCCTCATGGCACCGGCCCCGACGGCGACGGAGTTCGAGCGGCGCTGGGCGGGGCTGCGGGCCCACAACCGCTGGCTCGCCGACTTCTGCGCGGCGGCGCCCGGCCGGCGCGCGGGCGTCTTCCAGATCCTCCTGAACGACGTCGACGCGGCGGTCGAGGAGATCCACCGCTCGGCGGACGCGGGCCTGAGGGGCGGGCTGCTGCTGCCCGGTACGCCCCCGGGTTCGGGTCTGCCGGAGCTGTACTCGGGGGCGTACGACCCGATCTGGGCCGCCTGCGCCGAGCTGGGTGTACCGGTGAACCACCACGCGGGCTCCGCCTCGCCGCCGCTCGGGGACGAACCGGCGGCCCGCGCGGTCTTCATGGTGGAGACGACCTGGTTCTCGCACCGGGCGCTGTGGCACCTGGTGTTCGGCGGCGCGTTCCGCCGGCACCCCGGCCTGAGACTGGTGCTGACCGAGCAGGGATCGGGCTGGATCCCCGGGGTGCTCGACATGCTGGACTACTACCACGGGCGGCTCGTCGCGGCGGCGGGCAGGGCGTCGACGGCCGAGTCGAAGTTCGGCGCGGGGCTGGCCGCGACGATGGGCGAGCGCCCCTCCGAGGTCTGGCGCGAGAACTGCTTCGTCGGCGCCAGTTTCATGCGCCCCCACGAGGTGCCGCTGCGCGACCGCATCGGCCTCGACAAGATCATGTGGGGCAGCGACTACCCGCACGACGAAGGCACCCATCCCTACACCCGCGAGGGCCTGCGCATCGCCTACGCGGGCCTGCCGCGCGCCGAGATCGCCGCCATGGTCGGCGGCAACGCGGCCCGCGTCTACGGGTTCGACCTGGCGTACCTCGACGAGATCGCCGCCAAGGCCGGTCCCACGGTGGCCGAGATCGCCGAACCGCTGGACACCCCGCCCTCCGACGCGACGAGCCCGGTGTTCGCGAGAGGAGGCTCGGTGCGCGTGTGGTGA
- a CDS encoding amidohydrolase family protein, whose translation MTEQDPYLIISSDCHAGLPTEEYRPYLDSRFHRDFDEFLAGQGRRREEMNRLGIRNEAFADKWFQDNEEGLRGGWDTAQRLKELDGDGVAAEVVFPDADAVDSRTAAPFGVGLGLSGDQDPELGMAGAQAHNRWLADFVSEHPERHCGVALLPVTGETGRVVAEVYRAKESGLGALMIPSMWVDKEPYHDRRYDPVWAAAAECAMPVLTHSGAAPRHEYGDHLGIYVSEVTWWPARPLWFLLWSGAFERHPGLRFGVAESGCWWLPNLLWFMDRLYLGAHGGKKLSPFAELKRPPHAYLDRQVFVCATNTKRRELAQRYEIGVDNILWGSDFPHPEGTWPDTRAWLARTFHDIPVAETRRMLGLSAAEVFGFDVAELAPIARRIGPTPAELGQGEDQPAVEASWARSREVGRHWLTDHDFPVLGVSP comes from the coding sequence GTGACCGAACAGGACCCGTATCTGATCATCTCCTCCGACTGCCACGCCGGACTTCCCACCGAGGAGTACCGGCCCTATCTGGACTCCCGGTTCCACCGGGACTTCGACGAGTTCCTCGCGGGCCAGGGCCGGCGCCGCGAGGAGATGAACCGTCTCGGCATCCGCAACGAGGCGTTCGCCGACAAGTGGTTCCAGGACAACGAGGAAGGCCTGCGCGGCGGTTGGGACACCGCCCAGCGCCTGAAGGAACTGGACGGTGATGGGGTGGCGGCCGAGGTCGTCTTCCCCGACGCGGACGCCGTGGACAGCCGCACCGCGGCCCCCTTCGGCGTGGGCCTCGGCCTCTCCGGCGACCAGGACCCGGAACTCGGCATGGCGGGCGCGCAGGCCCACAACCGCTGGCTCGCCGACTTCGTCTCCGAACACCCCGAACGGCACTGCGGGGTCGCCCTGCTGCCGGTCACAGGGGAGACGGGCAGAGTCGTCGCCGAGGTGTACCGCGCCAAGGAGTCGGGCCTCGGCGCCCTGATGATCCCCTCCATGTGGGTCGACAAGGAGCCCTACCATGACCGCCGTTACGACCCCGTGTGGGCGGCGGCCGCCGAGTGCGCGATGCCCGTGCTCACCCACTCCGGCGCGGCGCCGCGCCACGAGTACGGCGACCACCTGGGGATCTACGTCTCCGAAGTCACCTGGTGGCCCGCGCGCCCCCTGTGGTTCCTGCTCTGGTCGGGAGCCTTCGAGCGGCACCCCGGACTCCGGTTCGGTGTCGCCGAGTCGGGCTGCTGGTGGCTGCCCAACCTGCTGTGGTTCATGGACCGGCTGTACCTGGGCGCGCACGGCGGCAAGAAGCTGTCGCCCTTCGCCGAGCTGAAGCGGCCCCCGCACGCGTACCTGGACCGGCAGGTCTTCGTCTGCGCGACCAACACCAAGCGCCGCGAACTCGCCCAGCGCTACGAGATCGGCGTCGACAACATCCTGTGGGGCAGTGACTTCCCGCACCCCGAGGGCACCTGGCCCGACACCCGGGCCTGGCTGGCCAGGACCTTCCACGACATCCCGGTGGCGGAGACCCGCCGCATGCTCGGCCTCTCGGCGGCCGAGGTGTTCGGCTTCGACGTCGCCGAACTGGCCCCGATCGCCCGGCGGATCGGTCCGACCCCGGCCGAACTGGGCCAGGGGGAGGACCAGCCGGCGGTCGAGGCGTCCTGGGCGCGCTCGCGCGAGGTGGGCCGCCACTGGCTGACGGACCACGACTTCCCCGTACTGGGAGTGAGCCCGTGA
- a CDS encoding SDR family NAD(P)-dependent oxidoreductase yields MELRAGQVAVVTGAASGIGLAMARRFAADGLRVVLADVEEGALEKAAGELREDGADVHARVVDVGERSEVVALAEDVYGTYGAVHVLCNNAGVGSGAEGRMWEHDPNDWKWAFAVNVWGVFHGIQAFVPRMLAGGEPGHVVNTSSGDGGIAPLPTASVYAVTKAAVVTMTESLYAHLKAEHARVGASVLFPGPHMLRTGLWESHRNRPARYAKERPRRTPYRSLGQWEAAMNEAGHEVRFTPVEEVADLVAEGIRESRFWLLPESEHSDRQIRARSRSMLERANPSYLESFILD; encoded by the coding sequence ATGGAACTGCGCGCGGGGCAGGTCGCCGTGGTCACCGGCGCGGCGAGTGGCATCGGGCTCGCCATGGCACGGCGGTTCGCGGCGGACGGACTGAGGGTGGTCCTCGCCGACGTCGAGGAGGGCGCGCTGGAGAAGGCCGCCGGGGAGCTGCGCGAGGACGGCGCCGACGTCCACGCGCGCGTGGTGGACGTGGGCGAGCGCTCGGAAGTCGTCGCGCTCGCCGAGGACGTGTACGGCACCTACGGGGCTGTGCACGTCCTGTGCAACAACGCCGGTGTCGGCTCCGGCGCCGAGGGCCGGATGTGGGAGCACGACCCGAACGACTGGAAGTGGGCCTTCGCCGTCAACGTGTGGGGCGTCTTCCACGGCATCCAGGCGTTCGTGCCCCGGATGCTCGCCGGGGGCGAGCCCGGCCACGTCGTCAACACCTCGTCCGGTGACGGCGGCATCGCCCCGCTGCCCACCGCCTCCGTGTACGCCGTCACCAAGGCGGCCGTGGTGACGATGACCGAGTCGCTGTACGCGCATCTGAAGGCGGAGCACGCGCGCGTGGGCGCCTCCGTGCTGTTCCCCGGACCGCACATGCTCCGCACGGGCCTGTGGGAGTCGCACCGCAACCGGCCCGCGCGGTACGCGAAGGAGCGGCCCCGCAGGACCCCTTACCGCAGCCTCGGCCAGTGGGAGGCCGCGATGAACGAGGCGGGCCACGAGGTGCGGTTCACCCCTGTCGAGGAGGTCGCCGACCTTGTCGCCGAGGGGATCCGCGAGAGCCGCTTCTGGCTGCTGCCCGAGAGCGAGCACAGCGACCGGCAGATCCGGGCGCGGTCGCGGTCGATGCTCGAGCGGGCGAATCCGTCGTACCTGGAAAGTTTCATCCTCGACTGA
- a CDS encoding acetoacetate decarboxylase family protein, with translation MARVRYGARTEAEIAASRAASSKLPDIWSTGVVAVWESDPDAVAAVLPPPLKPTTRPLVRVSVSKVDLPGYPLGAGSFAVAAAHDDVEGWYPLVMPMTHERALTGGREVFGEPKKLGEVTVERDGLVVRGVLARHGIAFVEVRGAVSGTLPLPEPSQKTDFYFKFLPAVDGSGFDADPVLVHCVRNEKVRRLERVTGDVVLRESMYDPVADLPVRRLLEITIGEKTTDQRGRVAERVSAQALLPYIHQRYDDPRQILDGPPEGSV, from the coding sequence ATGGCTCGAGTCAGGTACGGCGCGCGGACCGAGGCGGAGATCGCCGCCTCGCGCGCCGCGAGCTCCAAGCTCCCCGACATCTGGTCCACCGGTGTGGTGGCCGTCTGGGAGAGCGACCCGGACGCGGTCGCGGCGGTCCTGCCCCCGCCGCTGAAGCCCACAACGAGGCCCCTGGTGCGGGTCAGCGTCAGCAAGGTCGATCTGCCCGGATATCCGCTGGGCGCGGGCTCGTTCGCCGTGGCGGCCGCGCACGACGACGTCGAGGGCTGGTATCCGCTCGTCATGCCGATGACCCACGAGCGGGCCCTGACCGGCGGCCGTGAGGTCTTCGGGGAGCCCAAGAAGCTCGGCGAGGTGACCGTAGAGCGCGACGGTCTCGTCGTGCGCGGGGTGCTCGCCCGGCACGGCATCGCCTTCGTCGAGGTGCGCGGCGCGGTCAGCGGGACCCTGCCGCTGCCCGAGCCCTCCCAGAAGACCGACTTCTACTTCAAGTTCCTTCCCGCGGTGGATGGTTCGGGCTTCGACGCCGACCCGGTCCTCGTGCACTGCGTGCGCAACGAGAAGGTCCGCAGGCTGGAGCGCGTCACCGGGGACGTCGTCCTGCGCGAGTCGATGTACGACCCGGTAGCCGATCTGCCCGTACGCAGGCTGCTGGAGATCACCATCGGCGAGAAGACCACCGACCAGAGGGGCAGGGTTGCCGAACGCGTCAGCGCGCAGGCCCTGTTGCCGTACATCCACCAGCGCTACGACGATCCGCGGCAGATCCTCGACGGGCCGCCCGAGGGAAGCGTCTGA
- a CDS encoding DEDDh family exonuclease codes for MFEDLTTAASPASWPAAYPQGYAVVDVETTGLARDDRIISAAVYRLDARGEVEDHWYTMVNPERDPGPVWIHGLTSEILEGAPLFRDVAEEFAARLDGRVLVAHNAIFDWSMIAREYARADREAPVRHRLCTIALSKELGLPLPNHKLESLAAHFGVVQQRAHHALDDARVLAEAFRPSLRAAAHGGVRLPLLECLPLKEWSDSAAAPRIGRQSGGYASGGYPSGSWRPSRKRPACPHPNPGRYTADRPLKQGMRVAFSGDTSIDRELLEDRAVEAGLHVATSLSRLTSLLVTNDPDSGTSKVVKARQFGTPVIDEAAFGQLLRDVEPASEG; via the coding sequence ATGTTCGAAGACCTCACGACCGCAGCGTCCCCTGCCTCCTGGCCGGCCGCGTATCCGCAGGGATACGCGGTCGTCGACGTGGAGACCACAGGACTGGCCCGCGACGACCGGATAATCTCCGCCGCCGTCTACCGGCTGGACGCGCGCGGCGAGGTCGAGGACCACTGGTACACGATGGTCAATCCGGAGCGGGACCCCGGCCCGGTGTGGATCCACGGCCTGACGAGCGAGATACTCGAAGGCGCGCCGCTCTTCAGGGACGTCGCCGAGGAGTTCGCCGCCCGGCTCGACGGCCGTGTGCTGGTCGCGCACAACGCGATCTTCGACTGGTCGATGATCGCGCGGGAGTACGCGCGCGCGGACCGTGAGGCGCCTGTGCGCCACCGGCTGTGCACCATCGCGCTCTCCAAGGAGCTGGGCCTGCCGCTGCCCAACCACAAGCTGGAGTCGCTGGCCGCGCACTTCGGTGTCGTCCAGCAGCGGGCGCACCACGCGCTGGACGACGCGCGCGTGCTGGCCGAGGCGTTCCGGCCGAGCCTGCGGGCCGCCGCGCACGGCGGGGTACGGCTGCCGCTCCTCGAATGCCTGCCGCTCAAGGAGTGGTCGGACAGCGCCGCGGCTCCGCGGATCGGACGGCAGTCCGGGGGCTACGCGTCCGGCGGTTACCCGTCGGGAAGTTGGCGCCCCTCCCGCAAGCGCCCCGCGTGCCCCCATCCGAACCCCGGACGCTACACGGCGGACAGACCGCTCAAGCAGGGCATGCGGGTCGCATTCTCCGGGGACACGTCCATCGATCGCGAGCTGCTGGAGGACCGGGCCGTCGAGGCCGGACTGCATGTCGCGACGAGCCTGTCCCGGCTCACCAGCCTGCTGGTGACCAACGACCCGGACTCCGGCACCTCAAAGGTGGTCAAAGCAAGACAGTTCGGGACACCGGTGATCGACGAGGCCGCGTTCGGGCAACTCTTGCGAGACGTCGAACCCGCGTCGGAAGGGTGA
- a CDS encoding SURF1 family cytochrome oxidase biogenesis protein, protein MYRFLLTRQWVILTLVALVLIPTMIKLGFWQLHRHEHKVALNTVISDSLAAKPVPVESVTEPGRQIRDDDLYRRVTAKGHFDTAHEEVVRRRTNADGAVGYHVLTPFVLADGRVLMVNRGWVPADGAQTAFPKIPAPAPGEITVTGRLMADQTTADSGIKNVRGLPDRQVMLISSGQEAQRLGKQVLGGYVEQTAPAPKGGSPELIPDPEHSDIGPHMAYAIQWWLFSAGVPFGWVVLVRRERRDRTEAAAARTAPEAEPAGV, encoded by the coding sequence GTGTACCGCTTCCTGTTGACCCGCCAGTGGGTGATCCTCACTCTCGTGGCCCTCGTGCTCATCCCGACGATGATCAAGCTGGGCTTCTGGCAGCTCCACCGGCACGAGCACAAGGTCGCCCTGAACACGGTGATCTCCGACTCGCTCGCCGCGAAGCCGGTGCCCGTGGAGAGCGTCACCGAGCCGGGCCGGCAGATCCGGGACGACGACCTGTACCGCCGCGTGACCGCGAAGGGGCACTTCGACACCGCGCACGAAGAGGTCGTCCGCCGCCGCACCAACGCCGACGGCGCGGTCGGCTACCACGTCCTGACCCCGTTCGTCCTGGCCGACGGCCGCGTCCTCATGGTCAACCGGGGCTGGGTCCCGGCGGACGGCGCGCAGACCGCCTTCCCGAAGATCCCGGCCCCCGCCCCGGGCGAGATCACCGTCACCGGCCGGCTGATGGCCGACCAGACGACCGCCGACAGCGGCATCAAGAACGTGCGGGGCCTGCCCGACCGTCAGGTCATGCTGATCAGCAGCGGGCAGGAGGCACAGCGGCTCGGCAAGCAGGTCCTCGGCGGCTACGTCGAGCAGACCGCGCCGGCGCCCAAGGGCGGCTCCCCCGAGCTGATCCCGGACCCCGAGCACAGCGACATCGGCCCGCACATGGCGTACGCGATCCAGTGGTGGCTCTTCTCCGCGGGCGTCCCCTTCGGCTGGGTGGTCCTCGTCCGCCGTGAGCGCCGCGACCGGACGGAGGCCGCCGCCGCGCGGACCGCCCCGGAGGCGGAACCGGCGGGCGTGTAG
- a CDS encoding SDR family oxidoreductase, translating into MDLGLKDRVYVVTGATRGLGNAAARELVADGAKVVVTGRDEETAAGAASALGPNAVGVAADNGAAETPARLIAGAREHFGGFDGILISVGGPPPGFAADNTDEQWMVAFESVFLGAVRLARAAAEELGEGGVIGFVLSGSVHEPIPGLTISNGLRPGLAGFAKSLANELGPRGIRVVGLLPSRIDTDRVRQLDGLSADPEATRAANESRIPLRRYGAPEEFGRTAAFLLSPAASYLTGIMLPVDGGMRGGF; encoded by the coding sequence ATGGATCTTGGACTGAAGGATCGTGTGTACGTCGTCACGGGAGCCACCCGGGGCCTGGGCAACGCCGCCGCGCGCGAACTCGTCGCCGACGGCGCGAAGGTGGTCGTCACCGGACGCGACGAGGAGACCGCGGCAGGCGCCGCCTCCGCGCTCGGCCCGAACGCCGTCGGCGTCGCGGCCGACAACGGAGCCGCCGAGACCCCGGCCCGGCTGATCGCCGGTGCCCGTGAGCACTTCGGCGGCTTCGACGGCATCCTGATCAGCGTCGGCGGACCGCCGCCCGGGTTCGCGGCGGACAACACCGACGAACAGTGGATGGTGGCGTTCGAGTCGGTCTTCCTCGGTGCGGTACGGCTGGCCCGCGCGGCCGCCGAGGAACTCGGCGAGGGCGGGGTCATCGGCTTCGTGCTCTCCGGCTCGGTGCACGAGCCGATCCCCGGGCTCACCATCTCCAACGGTCTGCGTCCGGGCCTCGCCGGCTTCGCCAAGTCCCTCGCGAACGAGCTGGGCCCGCGCGGCATCCGCGTCGTCGGGCTGCTGCCGTCCCGCATCGACACGGACCGCGTACGCCAGCTCGACGGTCTGTCCGCCGACCCCGAGGCCACCCGCGCGGCCAACGAGTCCCGCATCCCGTTGCGCCGCTACGGCGCCCCGGAGGAGTTCGGCCGTACGGCCGCGTTCCTGCTCTCCCCCGCCGCGTCGTACCTCACGGGCATCATGCTTCCGGTGGACGGCGGGATGCGGGGCGGGTTCTAG
- the amaP gene encoding alkaline shock response membrane anchor protein AmaP, translating to MRSVLRIVNRVLIGFIGLVLIVLGGSVLAVGLGVRPPSWWIHDGRHDVLLSTAERTKWREQGWWWPAVIAALAVLLLLALWWLVAVVRRRRLADVLVDTGDGAGALLRGRALESVLAAESARLGGVDRADVHLTGRRSLPEARVRLLLEPHVDPGHALRLLTVEALAHARDSAGLAALPAEVRLRGVKHRAERVT from the coding sequence GTGAGATCCGTGCTGCGGATCGTCAACCGTGTGCTGATCGGCTTCATCGGGCTCGTGCTGATCGTCCTCGGCGGTTCCGTGCTCGCCGTGGGGCTCGGTGTACGGCCGCCGTCGTGGTGGATCCACGACGGGCGGCACGACGTGCTGCTCAGTACCGCCGAACGGACCAAGTGGCGGGAGCAGGGCTGGTGGTGGCCCGCCGTCATCGCCGCGCTCGCGGTGCTCCTGCTGCTCGCCCTGTGGTGGCTGGTCGCCGTCGTGCGGCGCCGGCGGCTGGCCGACGTGCTCGTCGACACCGGCGACGGCGCGGGCGCGCTGCTGCGCGGACGGGCCCTGGAGAGCGTGCTGGCCGCCGAATCGGCCCGGCTGGGCGGCGTCGACCGTGCCGACGTCCACCTGACCGGCCGGCGCAGCCTGCCCGAGGCGCGCGTGCGGCTTCTGCTGGAACCGCATGTGGACCCGGGGCACGCGCTGCGGCTGCTGACCGTGGAGGCGCTCGCGCACGCCAGGGATTCGGCCGGTCTAGCCGCCCTTCCGGCGGAGGTGCGGCTGCGCGGGGTCAAGCACCGCGCCGAGCGCGTGACCTGA
- a CDS encoding DUF6286 domain-containing protein, protein MSEPQGSENTRKMPVLEKPEHPEKGDGAGALGQSASAAAYEPLSTVEDEDGRQGRFWSARRVPAGILALVLLVAAGAFLYDVVAVRAGRSALRWRTWLAEQLAERPLDDTAVLVGAGIAAALGLWLIVLAATPGLRDVLPMRRTHADVRAGLHRGAAAMALRDRAMEVAGVQSVRVRVKRRKVDVRALSHFRELDDVRADLDITLADGIKGLGLSRSPALAVHVARPGRKG, encoded by the coding sequence ATGAGCGAGCCCCAGGGCTCCGAGAACACCCGGAAGATGCCCGTACTGGAGAAGCCGGAGCACCCGGAGAAGGGGGACGGCGCGGGCGCCCTCGGGCAGTCCGCCTCCGCCGCGGCCTACGAACCGCTGTCCACCGTCGAGGACGAGGACGGCCGGCAGGGCCGGTTCTGGTCCGCGCGCCGTGTCCCCGCGGGCATCCTCGCGCTCGTGCTCCTCGTCGCGGCGGGCGCCTTCCTGTACGACGTCGTGGCCGTGCGCGCCGGACGGTCCGCGCTGCGCTGGCGGACCTGGCTGGCCGAACAGCTCGCCGAACGGCCGCTCGACGACACCGCGGTCCTCGTCGGCGCCGGAATCGCCGCCGCGCTGGGACTCTGGCTGATCGTCCTCGCGGCGACACCGGGACTGCGGGACGTGCTGCCGATGCGGCGCACCCACGCCGACGTCCGCGCCGGACTGCACCGGGGCGCCGCCGCGATGGCGCTCCGCGACCGGGCCATGGAGGTCGCCGGTGTGCAGTCGGTCCGCGTGCGCGTGAAGCGCCGGAAGGTCGACGTCCGCGCGCTGTCGCACTTCCGGGAGCTCGACGACGTGCGCGCCGACCTCGACATCACCCTCGCCGACGGCATCAAGGGTCTGGGACTGTCCCGTTCGCCTGCCCTGGCGGTGCATGTCGCGCGTCCCGGACGGAAGGGGTGA
- a CDS encoding Asp23/Gls24 family envelope stress response protein: MPGQADRLGETRPGLTTVPPPERGATRIADRVVAKIASRAAREALPPPPADAVPPHATVVVRRQASGSGGTDGTPTHSARVRLSLELGYPADIGAQCGEVRRHVAERVEALAGMEVPEVAVHVERLHLTPGPGTAQGRTQ; the protein is encoded by the coding sequence GTGCCAGGTCAGGCCGACCGGCTCGGTGAGACCAGGCCGGGCCTCACGACCGTCCCGCCACCCGAGCGGGGCGCCACCCGGATCGCCGACCGGGTCGTCGCGAAGATCGCGTCGCGGGCGGCGCGCGAGGCGCTGCCCCCGCCGCCCGCCGACGCCGTGCCCCCGCACGCGACGGTCGTCGTGCGGCGCCAGGCGTCGGGCTCCGGGGGGACGGACGGCACCCCGACGCACAGCGCCCGGGTCAGGCTCAGCCTCGAACTCGGCTACCCCGCCGACATCGGTGCCCAGTGCGGCGAGGTGCGTCGTCATGTCGCCGAGCGGGTAGAGGCGTTGGCGGGGATGGAAGTGCCCGAGGTGGCCGTCCACGTGGAGCGGCTGCATCTGACACCCGGGCCCGGCACGGCACAGGGGAGGACGCAATGA
- a CDS encoding Asp23/Gls24 family envelope stress response protein, with amino-acid sequence MTDMTERNRTDSPDTEKEGQQTRKPTRRGGGDPASRGRTTIADGVVEKIAGLAARDVVGVHTMGSGLSRTFGAVRDRVPGGSTKSVTRGVKAEVGEVQTALDLEIVVDYGVSITEVARAVRENVIAAVERMTGLEVVEVNIAVSDVKLPEEEDEEPESRLQ; translated from the coding sequence ATGACCGACATGACCGAGCGGAACCGGACGGACAGCCCCGACACCGAGAAGGAGGGCCAGCAGACCCGTAAGCCCACCAGGCGCGGCGGTGGAGATCCCGCCTCGCGGGGACGGACCACGATCGCCGACGGAGTCGTGGAGAAGATCGCCGGGCTCGCCGCCCGTGACGTAGTCGGTGTCCACACGATGGGCAGCGGGCTGAGCCGGACCTTCGGAGCGGTACGCGACCGGGTGCCGGGCGGCTCCACCAAATCCGTGACGCGGGGTGTGAAGGCCGAGGTCGGCGAGGTGCAGACGGCGCTCGACCTGGAGATCGTCGTCGACTACGGCGTGTCGATCACCGAAGTGGCCCGAGCCGTACGCGAGAACGTCATCGCCGCCGTCGAGCGGATGACAGGGCTCGAAGTGGTGGAAGTCAACATCGCGGTGAGTGACGTGAAGCTTCCCGAGGAAGAGGACGAGGAGCCGGAGTCACGGCTTCAGTGA
- a CDS encoding nucleopolyhedrovirus P10 family protein yields the protein MTADRWTQVVRHQLGLGRLLPLGLALDGAWITEEAAESVLRRETAAVEGVRLGALRIALADPDLAGAPAVPPPPSALPPGPLRVTAEFRASVNPTSPGAEPLPAVAARLRLTVVSAATRLLGLDVTEVDLRVTGLVDEAEAPTEHPAGGERGAAVAVPAAGVQERAAAPADGLREHPGGASAAGSRDGAGAGTADDVRTASVPKDPEEVRIAAAALAVPGVTRLTDVLGRPVHVGSAPAAEAALPRRHVRVELEVSGDERAVDVARAVRAAITQAAQDTPSVAVLVTAVSRTAPSRKT from the coding sequence ATGACGGCGGACCGGTGGACGCAAGTGGTACGGCATCAGCTCGGGCTCGGCAGGCTCCTGCCGCTGGGTCTCGCGCTCGACGGCGCGTGGATCACGGAGGAGGCGGCCGAGTCGGTGCTGCGGCGGGAGACCGCGGCCGTCGAGGGGGTACGGCTCGGGGCGTTGCGGATCGCGCTCGCCGACCCGGACCTGGCCGGAGCACCGGCCGTGCCTCCCCCGCCCAGTGCGCTGCCGCCCGGTCCGCTGCGTGTCACCGCCGAGTTCCGCGCCTCGGTGAATCCCACGTCCCCGGGCGCAGAGCCCCTTCCGGCCGTCGCGGCCCGGCTGCGCCTGACCGTGGTGTCCGCCGCGACACGGCTCCTGGGTCTCGACGTCACGGAGGTGGACCTGCGGGTGACGGGCCTCGTGGACGAGGCCGAGGCGCCCACGGAACACCCGGCGGGCGGTGAACGAGGTGCGGCCGTGGCGGTCCCGGCCGCCGGCGTACAGGAGCGGGCCGCGGCACCGGCCGACGGCCTACGGGAACACCCCGGCGGTGCGTCGGCCGCCGGGTCGCGGGACGGGGCCGGCGCCGGGACGGCCGACGACGTGCGGACGGCGTCCGTGCCGAAGGACCCCGAGGAGGTGCGGATCGCGGCGGCCGCCCTGGCCGTCCCGGGCGTCACCCGTCTGACGGACGTCCTGGGCCGGCCGGTCCACGTGGGGAGCGCGCCCGCCGCCGAAGCGGCCCTGCCACGCCGCCACGTCCGCGTCGAGCTGGAGGTCTCCGGGGACGAGCGGGCGGTGGACGTGGCACGCGCGGTCAGAGCCGCGATCACTCAGGCCGCCCAGGACACCCCGTCCGTGGCAGTCCTGGTGACCGCCGTGAGCCGGACCGCCCCTTCCCGGAAGACATGA